The following are encoded together in the Pseudidiomarina andamanensis genome:
- a CDS encoding NupC/NupG family nucleoside CNT transporter: protein MNSFLGIAIILLVAYAFSSHRKHIRWRTVGGAFAFQVALGAFVLYVPFGQDVLFAVASGVAKVIAFTNAGIQFMFGGLASADFGFVFAIQVLSVIVFFSSLISVLYYLGIMKWIIRILGGTLQKIIGSSRPESMSAAANVFVGQTEAPMMVRPFIASMTRSELFAVMVGGMASVSGSVLAGYAGVGVELKYLIAASFMAAPAGLLMAKMIIPETEKPREDIENIISGKTGDATDSVEVEDRSVNVIDAAAAGASSGVQLAINVGAMLIAFVALIALINGLFGWVGSWFGYPDLSLQQLFGYVFQPVAYVLGVSWDEAHLAGSFIGQKLVINEFVAYLDFVNYKDQLSMHSQVIITFVLCGFANFSSIAILLGGLGGMAPSRRHDIARLGIKALLAATLANMMSAAIAGFFYSLG from the coding sequence ATGAATAGTTTTCTTGGCATTGCCATCATCTTATTGGTTGCTTACGCATTCTCTTCGCATCGTAAACATATTCGTTGGCGCACCGTTGGTGGTGCATTTGCATTTCAGGTGGCACTTGGCGCCTTTGTACTTTACGTACCTTTTGGCCAAGATGTGTTGTTTGCGGTAGCTTCGGGCGTAGCGAAGGTCATTGCATTCACCAATGCTGGTATTCAATTTATGTTTGGCGGCTTAGCGTCGGCTGATTTTGGCTTTGTATTTGCCATTCAAGTTCTTAGCGTCATTGTATTTTTCTCATCGTTAATTTCAGTGCTTTATTACCTCGGTATCATGAAATGGATCATCCGCATTCTGGGTGGCACTTTGCAGAAAATTATTGGTAGTAGCCGACCAGAGTCAATGTCAGCGGCAGCAAACGTGTTTGTAGGACAAACAGAAGCACCAATGATGGTGCGTCCGTTTATTGCGAGCATGACGCGCTCTGAATTGTTTGCCGTAATGGTTGGTGGCATGGCATCGGTCTCAGGTTCAGTACTGGCCGGTTATGCCGGAGTCGGGGTTGAGCTGAAATATCTGATTGCAGCAAGTTTCATGGCTGCACCTGCGGGTCTACTGATGGCCAAGATGATCATTCCAGAAACTGAAAAACCGCGTGAAGATATTGAGAATATTATTTCCGGTAAAACTGGTGATGCCACCGATAGTGTCGAAGTCGAAGATCGTTCAGTAAACGTTATTGATGCCGCAGCCGCTGGTGCTTCAAGTGGTGTGCAGTTGGCAATTAATGTGGGGGCGATGCTTATCGCATTCGTCGCCTTGATTGCGTTAATCAATGGCTTGTTTGGCTGGGTTGGTAGCTGGTTTGGTTACCCTGATTTATCATTGCAGCAATTGTTCGGCTATGTGTTCCAGCCGGTCGCCTACGTATTGGGCGTGAGTTGGGATGAAGCCCATTTAGCGGGTAGCTTTATTGGACAAAAGTTGGTTATCAATGAGTTCGTTGCCTACTTAGACTTCGTCAATTACAAAGATCAACTGAGCATGCACAGCCAGGTAATTATCACCTTTGTACTGTGTGGCTTTGCAAACTTTTCATCGATTGCAATTTTGCTTGGTGGGTTAGGGGGGATGGCGCCGAGCCGTCGCCACGATATTGCTCGTTTGGGTATTAAAGCATTATTAGCTGCTACGTTAGCGAACATGATGAGTGCAGCCATTGCTGGCTTCTTTTACTCACTTGGTTAA
- the udk gene encoding uridine kinase, translated as MGKTTIIAIAGASASGKSLFASTVYQELVAELGGHGIAILAEDAYYRDQSHLSFEQRQLTNYDHPSAFEHELLVQHLEQLRQGESVAMPQYSYKTHTRVPETIKINPGKVIMVEGILLLNDPNLRKLFDISVFMDTPLDVCLLRRMIRDVEERGRTIQSVAEQYQETVRPAFFEFILPSKQFADLVVTRGGQNEIAIDLIKSKIRQLLAE; from the coding sequence GTGGGAAAAACAACCATCATCGCCATAGCTGGCGCTTCCGCATCAGGTAAAAGTCTTTTCGCATCAACTGTTTACCAAGAGCTTGTTGCTGAGCTCGGTGGGCACGGTATCGCGATTCTTGCCGAAGATGCGTATTATCGCGACCAAAGTCACCTGAGCTTTGAGCAGCGCCAATTGACCAATTATGATCATCCTTCGGCGTTTGAACATGAGCTTCTTGTGCAGCACCTTGAGCAGCTGCGCCAAGGCGAATCGGTTGCGATGCCGCAGTATAGTTACAAGACCCATACGCGTGTGCCAGAAACTATTAAAATTAACCCAGGGAAGGTCATCATGGTGGAAGGGATTCTTCTACTCAATGATCCTAACCTTAGAAAACTCTTCGATATCTCGGTGTTTATGGATACGCCATTAGATGTGTGTTTGTTACGCCGTATGATTCGCGATGTAGAAGAGCGTGGTCGAACAATTCAGTCGGTTGCTGAGCAATATCAAGAGACTGTTCGTCCGGCTTTCTTTGAGTTTATTCTGCCGTCCAAGCAGTTTGCCGACTTGGTTGTCACTCGTGGCGGCCAAAATGAGATTGCAATAGACTTGATAAAATCAAAAATTCGTCAATTATTGGCGGAATAA